The proteins below are encoded in one region of Halalkalicoccus jeotgali B3:
- a CDS encoding enoyl-CoA hydratase/isomerase family protein — MQVTDDAGIQRITFDRPDALNAFTTDAAAELADVLSGADPTEFDAIVLTGAGRAFSAGGDVESMATREETPEEAYERIDETFGRLAEEALSCRVPIVAQVNGDAVGAGMAIVALTDFAYAVESARFSAAFVRVGLIPDTGGTFLLPRLVGLRAAKDLAFTGRFFDAGEAADLGLVNGVVGEDQLDDRIDDLLDTLRERPTRTIGLAKRTIHANLGRGFEEALDYENVVQSQAYGTQEHGEGVDAFLADRDPEFHS; from the coding sequence ATGCAGGTCACTGACGACGCGGGGATTCAACGGATCACCTTCGACCGCCCCGACGCCCTGAACGCCTTTACAACCGACGCCGCGGCCGAACTCGCCGACGTCCTGTCCGGCGCCGACCCCACCGAGTTCGACGCGATCGTACTCACGGGCGCGGGCCGGGCGTTCAGCGCCGGCGGCGACGTCGAATCGATGGCCACCCGCGAGGAAACTCCCGAGGAGGCCTACGAGCGCATCGACGAGACGTTCGGTCGGCTGGCTGAGGAGGCACTCTCCTGTCGGGTGCCGATCGTCGCTCAGGTCAACGGCGACGCCGTCGGAGCCGGTATGGCCATCGTCGCGCTCACCGACTTCGCCTACGCCGTCGAGTCGGCTCGCTTCAGCGCCGCGTTCGTCCGCGTGGGGCTGATCCCCGACACCGGCGGGACCTTTCTGTTGCCCCGGCTCGTCGGCCTGCGAGCGGCGAAGGACCTGGCCTTTACGGGCCGGTTTTTCGATGCCGGGGAGGCGGCCGACCTCGGCCTAGTCAACGGGGTCGTCGGGGAGGACCAACTGGACGACCGGATCGACGACCTGCTCGACACCCTCCGGGAGCGCCCGACGAGAACCATCGGGCTCGCCAAGCGGACGATCCACGCGAACCTCGGACGCGGGTTCGAGGAGGCGCTCGACTACGAGAACGTCGTCCAGTCACAGGCCTACGGCACGCAAGAACACGGCGAGGGCGTCGATGCGTTCCTCGCGGATCGCGACCCCGAGTTTCACTCGTAG
- a CDS encoding ATP-binding protein translates to MSDEQVRVGTEGDGERVEMPVVQLLTGRGFITGKSGSGKSNTASVVVEELLEAGYPVLIVDTDGEYYGLKEEYELLHAGADEECDIQVGPEHAEKVAELALEQNVPTILDVSGYLDEAAANDLLRETARHLFAKEKKLKKPFLLVVEEVHEYIPEGGGMDETGRMLIKIGKRGRKHGLGIVGISQRPADVKKDFITQANWLVWHRLTWDNDTKVVGRIVGGEYGERVAELDAGEAFLQTDWTDGDVRRVRFKRKRTFDAGATPGLDDFERPELKSVSDGLVGDLASITADQQREQERVAELERELAQRDRRIDQLERELESARDVSEAASRMADALSGSGSMPPAQATLSEATMDEELERLRSENTALEAEIEELHGRLADPSPEAEPGQSSGSVEDADDDTEAAGIAAEIEAASRRSLCSEAQTWAVIEALAERDGATATEVGRAVSAPFQHVWTLLMELRECSCVERRSDGIYTLSPTARELVRESADPLSV, encoded by the coding sequence ATGAGCGACGAACAGGTGCGGGTCGGGACCGAGGGCGACGGCGAGCGCGTCGAGATGCCGGTCGTCCAGCTCCTGACGGGCCGGGGATTTATCACCGGCAAGAGCGGGAGCGGGAAGTCGAACACCGCGAGCGTCGTCGTCGAGGAGCTGCTCGAAGCGGGCTATCCCGTCCTCATCGTCGATACTGACGGGGAGTACTACGGACTCAAAGAGGAGTACGAACTGCTGCACGCCGGCGCCGACGAGGAGTGTGACATCCAGGTCGGCCCCGAACACGCCGAAAAAGTCGCCGAACTCGCCTTGGAGCAGAACGTCCCCACCATCCTCGACGTCTCGGGCTATCTCGATGAGGCGGCTGCGAACGACCTGCTGCGCGAAACCGCCCGCCACCTCTTCGCCAAGGAGAAAAAGCTCAAGAAACCCTTCCTGCTGGTCGTCGAGGAGGTCCACGAGTACATCCCCGAAGGGGGCGGCATGGACGAGACGGGCCGAATGCTCATCAAGATCGGCAAGCGCGGGCGCAAACACGGCCTGGGCATCGTCGGGATCAGCCAGCGCCCCGCCGACGTGAAAAAGGACTTCATCACGCAGGCGAACTGGCTGGTCTGGCACCGTTTGACGTGGGACAACGACACAAAAGTGGTGGGTCGGATCGTCGGCGGCGAGTACGGCGAGCGCGTCGCGGAACTCGACGCCGGCGAGGCCTTCCTCCAGACCGACTGGACCGACGGGGACGTCCGGCGGGTGCGGTTCAAACGGAAACGCACGTTCGACGCGGGGGCGACCCCCGGCCTCGACGATTTCGAACGACCCGAACTCAAGTCGGTCAGCGACGGGTTGGTTGGGGACCTCGCGTCGATCACCGCGGACCAACAGCGCGAGCAAGAGCGCGTCGCCGAACTGGAGCGCGAGCTCGCCCAACGGGACCGGCGGATCGACCAGCTCGAACGCGAACTGGAGTCCGCCCGCGACGTGAGCGAGGCGGCCAGTCGGATGGCGGACGCGCTGTCGGGCTCCGGGTCGATGCCGCCGGCACAGGCGACCCTCTCCGAGGCCACAATGGACGAGGAACTCGAGCGACTGCGCTCGGAGAACACCGCGCTGGAGGCCGAGATCGAGGAGCTACACGGGCGGCTGGCCGATCCGAGCCCCGAGGCGGAACCAGGGCAGTCGTCGGGTAGCGTCGAGGACGCGGACGACGATACCGAGGCCGCGGGGATCGCCGCCGAGATCGAGGCCGCGAGCCGCCGGTCGCTCTGTAGCGAGGCCCAGACGTGGGCCGTCATCGAGGCGCTGGCCGAGCGCGATGGGGCGACGGCCACGGAGGTCGGTCGGGCGGTGTCGGCGCCGTTCCAGCACGTCTGGACCCTGCTGATGGAGCTTCGCGAGTGTTCCTGTGTCGAGCGACGCTCGGACGGGATCTACACCCTCTCGCCGACCGCGCGGGAACTCGTCCGCGAGAGCGCCGACCCGCTTTCGGTCTGA
- a CDS encoding NOP5/NOP56 family protein translates to MSEGWFADIDPDDPEGAVRAIRDGSADAPDEWPTIAVESGFATDTEEYYERLREVTIDAASEAVRERERADDAQLVHAVRAMDDADRIANELAERVAEWGGSLFSESGSGVEYARRLADREPRGPAEERAIALAVRTVEVADEAEALRVFIERATPTAAPNLAALAGPVLAARLIALAGGLGELAKKPSGTLQVLGAEDALFAHLRGHAPSPKHGVIYTHEYVRGTRHADRGSAARALAGKLTIAARVDHYAGDRRPELEEELDERIATIQARGES, encoded by the coding sequence ATGAGCGAGGGATGGTTCGCCGATATCGACCCTGACGACCCCGAGGGAGCCGTCCGCGCCATCCGCGATGGGAGCGCCGACGCTCCCGACGAGTGGCCGACGATTGCCGTCGAGAGCGGGTTTGCAACCGACACGGAGGAGTACTACGAGCGCCTTCGGGAGGTGACGATCGACGCCGCCAGCGAAGCGGTCCGCGAGCGCGAACGGGCCGACGACGCTCAGCTCGTTCACGCCGTGCGGGCGATGGACGACGCCGACCGGATCGCAAACGAGCTGGCTGAGCGGGTCGCCGAGTGGGGCGGGAGCCTCTTTTCGGAGTCGGGATCGGGCGTCGAGTACGCCCGCCGGCTGGCCGACCGCGAGCCCCGTGGACCGGCCGAGGAGCGCGCGATCGCCCTCGCCGTCCGGACGGTGGAGGTGGCCGACGAGGCCGAGGCGCTGCGGGTGTTCATCGAGCGAGCCACGCCGACGGCCGCGCCGAACCTCGCGGCCCTCGCCGGCCCCGTACTGGCGGCCCGACTGATCGCGCTGGCGGGCGGACTCGGCGAACTCGCCAAAAAGCCAAGCGGCACGCTGCAGGTGCTCGGCGCCGAGGACGCGCTGTTCGCCCATCTCCGGGGTCATGCCCCCTCGCCGAAACACGGGGTCATCTACACCCACGAGTACGTCCGGGGCACTCGCCACGCGGATCGGGGCTCTGCGGCCCGGGCGCTTGCGGGCAAACTCACCATCGCCGCGCGGGTCGACCACTACGCCGGGGATCGTCGGCCCGAACTCGAGGAGGAACTCGACGAGCGCATCGCGACCATCCAGGCACGGGGGGAATCATGA
- a CDS encoding fibrillarin-like rRNA/tRNA 2'-O-methyltransferase yields the protein MNLTEGVEEREFDGRQRLATCGEAVYGEPVEDGWRAWDPHRSKVGAMIEKGMDLGLPDEPTVLYLGAASGTTVSHVADFSGPTYAVEFAPRPVRDLVGVAEDRRNLFPLLKDARKPETYAHVVERDVDAVIQDVATRGQADVALGNREFLADDGRLLAAVKARSEDVTRDPGDVFSDVLDRLSEGYEVLETERLEPYHEDHLAVVARPRI from the coding sequence ATGAACCTCACCGAGGGCGTCGAGGAGCGGGAGTTCGACGGCCGGCAACGCCTCGCGACCTGTGGCGAGGCGGTCTACGGCGAGCCGGTCGAGGACGGGTGGCGGGCATGGGATCCCCATCGCTCGAAGGTGGGTGCAATGATCGAGAAAGGCATGGACCTCGGGCTTCCCGACGAGCCTACGGTGCTCTATCTCGGGGCGGCGAGTGGCACGACCGTGAGCCACGTCGCGGACTTTTCGGGTCCCACCTACGCCGTCGAGTTCGCACCCCGCCCCGTTCGGGACCTCGTGGGAGTCGCCGAGGATCGAAGGAACCTCTTTCCCCTGCTGAAGGACGCTCGAAAGCCAGAAACCTACGCCCACGTCGTCGAGCGCGACGTCGACGCCGTGATTCAGGACGTGGCGACCCGCGGACAGGCCGACGTGGCGCTCGGGAATCGGGAGTTCCTCGCGGACGATGGGCGACTCCTCGCGGCGGTCAAGGCCCGAAGCGAGGACGTGACCCGCGATCCCGGCGACGTGTTCTCGGACGTTCTGGATCGGCTCTCCGAGGGCTACGAGGTCCTCGAAACCGAGCGTCTCGAACCGTATCACGAGGATCACCTCGCCGTGGTCGCCCGGCCGCGGATATAA